Proteins encoded within one genomic window of Hevea brasiliensis isolate MT/VB/25A 57/8 chromosome 8, ASM3005281v1, whole genome shotgun sequence:
- the LOC131181974 gene encoding F-box protein CPR1-like, translating into MSDRLSQKLLTEILSRLPVKSLLKCRCVSKSWYSLITNPSFIAHHLEKTAPRNSGLLIFRYSTTAELDTESDNERYFLYPDEGFPENPVEELDCPFKGVKRFVNIVGSCNGVFCLSDNVGGINTYRAALWNPSVRKIVKIHFPKVNYTSKGPFIHSLGFGFDSTTDDYKLVRVVYLKDSTLNYNEFPPLVEIYSLRSRGWRKVDNNLKYVMREGSTSAFLNGACHWVATKEDGISEVIVSFALGEEVFGEMEVPDCLVNKYIFMDIAVFDGSLLLVPFMKFTTERCFSVWIMKKYGVPGSWTKLFNISHLEWIRRLVAFRQNGKVLLAKVDGELVFYDPKTEEISATEILGNTRSFYLDTLVESLVLLDEANEFAEEEASEDDGTNGVSKEPSSSPDGADKDLQKISEGKKNANSPMILNEANEIFEEVAPSSNSTIDKANEESKEEAQGESISTE; encoded by the coding sequence atgtcGGATCGTCTTTCTCAAAAGTTGCTTACTGAAATTTTGTCAAGATTGCCTGTGAAATCACTCCTCAAATGCAGGTGCGTTTCCAAATCTTGGTACTCTTTAATCACCAACCCTTCTTTCATAGCCCACCATCTCGAGAAAACCGCTCCAAGAAACAGTGGCCTACTTATCTTTAGGTACAGCACTACCGCAGAACTAGACACAGAGTCAGATAATGAGCGTTATTTTCTATACCCAGATGAGGGTTTCCCTGAAAACCCTGTCGAGGAACTTGATTGCCCATTTAAAGGCGTTAAGCGTTTTGTTAATATAGTGGGTTCTTGCAATGGGGTCTTTTGTCTATCTGATAATGTTGGTGGCATTAATACATACAGAGCTGCTTTGTGGAACCCTAGTGTTAGAAAGATtgttaaaattcattttcctaaaGTTAACTATACCTCAAAAGGACCCTTTATTCACTCACTTGGGTTTGGTTTTGATTCCACTACTGATGATTATAAGTTGGTGAGAGTAGTGTATTTGAAAGATAGTACTCTTAACTATAATGAGTTTCCGCCTTTGGTTGAGATTTACAGTTTGAGAAGTAGGGGTTGGAGAAAGGTTGATAATAATCTGAAATATGTTATGCGCGAGGGCTCAACGTCTGCTTTTCTGAATGGAGCTTGTCATTGGGTTGCCACTAAGGAGGATGGTATAAGCGAAGTGATTGTGTCCTTTGCTTTGGGAGAAGAGGTGTTTGGAGAAATGGAGGTACCAGATTGTTTGGTTAACAAATATATCTTTATGGATATTGCTGTGTTTGATGGATCACTTTTGCTGGTTCCTTTTATGAAATTTACTACGGAAAGGTGTTTTTCAGTTTGGATAATGaaaaaatatggtgttccaggATCTTGGACCAAActtttcaatatttcacatttggAATGGATACGAAGGTTAGTTGCATTTAGGCAAAATGGTAAGGTTCTACTGGCAAAAGTGGATGGAGAGCTAGTTTTCTATGATCCAAAGACAGAAGAAATCTCGGCTACAGAAATTTTGGGCAATACACGCTCCTTTTATTTGGACACTTTAGTGGAGAGTCTTGTTTTACTCGATGAAGCAAATGAATTTGCAGAGGAGGAAGCTTCTGAGGATGATGGCACAAATGGAGTTTCAAAGGAGCCTTCTTCTTCTCCTGATGGCGCAGACAAGGACTTGCAGAAGATCAGTGAAGGGAAGAAGAATGCCAACAGTCCTATGATACTGAACGAAGCAAATGAAATCTTCGAGGAGGTTGCACCTAGTTCTAATTCAACGATTGATAAAGCAAATGAAGAATCAAAGGAAGAAGCACAGGGAGAGTCAATTTCTACAGAATGA
- the LOC131181976 gene encoding uncharacterized protein LOC131181976, whose translation MRQEKRGLDDVKVVEEAYEFFKIFKRLIVDLILSFKERDERRNFFNSISAEDAFKVIAGELNFFYEVLYTKVVIVHSKWGMFFHFISFGLVVLSLTIFHFQVKKYAFDKFGVKLTYSLLFGAIGLDILSFFMAIFSNWTVVTILEEFTRPRERSPHWALNLFRISPQWALSLFGNFISLKKSKKVDLEPDKHTTLTAPLLFRMWYESRGALPITEDLALPIDEGQLPISVKRGFGLRLRKDIEFKKKGFLSINKRALAHVVEGTLCGIVFSHTFVVYNKLVSEHGNDIVKRGFSLMSRKDIEFKRKGFLSIDERALAHIVEMEDGMPVDVARVKYFTRFRVAQHNYSYLGIDKSFHHCGITNNFCQCIKTRPKRVTRFSCIDKAIQCLNASKDRLIDLVGLKDFLYEITYVSSEPLTMELGEYIFGELQKRSRLIDDAETVRKIRSARGDWVLQNNGLDKQRSDESISYVLAVPYDESILMWHIATELLINDKKERENKSNEKEFSKILSDYMLYLLIMQSTMMATVAGICKATEVKGDGSKSVLFTASMLAKELKKLKEQKWKILSSVWVEMMSYAANHCTATSHDRRWRTCYCCLAIDGSLWHWKSIPR comes from the exons ATGCGTCAGGAAAAAAGAGGCTTAGACGATGTCAAAGTGGTCGAGGAGGCTTACGAGTTCTTCAAAATCTTCAAGAGACTTATTGTTGATCTCATCCTCAGCTTCAAGGAGCGCGATGAGAGGCGAAACTTTTTCAATAGCATATCTGCAGAAGATGCTTTCAAAGTAATAGCCGGAGAGCTCAACTTCTTCTATGAAGTTCTTTACACGAAAGTAGTGATTGTTCACTCCAAGTGGGGCATGTTTTTCCACTTCATATCATTTGGTTTAGTCGTGTTATCCCTTACTATCTTCCATTTCCAGGTAAAAAAGTATGCTTTTGACAAGTTTGGTGTTAAGCTTACTTATTCTCTGCTGTTTGGTGCCATAGGACTCGATATATTATCATTCTTCATGGCCATTTTCTCAAACTGGACAGTGGTGACTATCCTGGAGGAATTCACCAGGCCTAGAGAAAGATCACCTCATTGGGCATTGAATCTCTTCAGAATATCACCTCAATGGGCATTGAGTCTCTTCGGAAACTTCATCAGTCTAAAGAAATCAAAGAAGGTTGATCTTGAACCAGACAAACATACAACTTTGACTGCGCCGCTTCTTTTTCGCATGTGGTATGAATCT AGAGGGGCCTTGCCAATTACTGAGGATTtagctctgcccattgatgaggggcaaTTGCCCATTTCAGTGAAGAGAGGCTTTGGCCTAAGGTTgagaaaggacatagaattcaaaaAGAAGGGATTCTTGTCCATTAATAAGAGGGCTCTAGCCCATGTAGTTGAAGGCACCCTTTGTGGTatagtgtt TTCACACActttcgtggtgtacaacaaattagtatcagagcatggGAATGATAttg TGAAGAGAGGCTTCAGCCTAATGTCaagaaaggacatagaattcaagaggaagggattcttgTCCATTGATGAGAGGGCTTTAGCCCACATAGTTGAAA tggaagatggcatgcctGTTGATGTAGCTCGAGTGAAATAT tTTACACGTTTTCGCGTTGCACAACACAATTATTCCTATTTGGGAATTGATAAAAGTTTTCATCATTGTGGCATCACCAACAATTTCTGTCAGTGCATAAAGACTAGACCTAAAAGGGTCACTCGGTTTTCGTGCATTGATAAAGCCATCCAGTGCCTGAATGCTTCCAAGGATCGACTCATTGATCTTGTGGGCCTCAAGGATTTTCTGTATGAGATAACATATGTTTCTAGCGAGCCACTGACAATGGAGCTCGGGGAATATATTTTCGGTGAGCTGCAAAAGCGATCTCGGTTGATAGATGATGCAGAAACTGTCAGGAAAATACGTTCGGCTAGAGGTGACTGGGTTCTTCAAAATAATGGGTTGGATAAACAAAGGAGTGACGAGTCAATATCTTATGTTCTTGCTGTCCCTTATGACGAGAGCATCCTGATGTGGCACATTGCAACTGAGCTCTTGATCAATGATaaaaaggagagagaaaataAGAGTAATGAAAAAGAATTCAGTAAAATTTTATCAGATTACATGCTGTATCTTTTAATTATGCAGTCGACAATGATGGCTACTGTGGCAGGAATTTGTAAG GCAACAGAAGTGAAGGGAGATGGAAGCAAATCTGTATTGTTCACTGCAAGTATGTTAGCCAAAGAGCTGAAAAAATTGAAAGAACAGAAATGGAAGATACTGAGCAGTGTGTGGGTGGAGATGATGTCATATGCTGCAAATCATTGTACTGCAACTTCCCATGATCGAAGGTGGAGAACTTGTTACTGTTGTTTGGCTATTGATGGCTCACTTTGGCATTGGAAATCAATTCCAAGGTAA